A stretch of Metabacillus sp. FJAT-52054 DNA encodes these proteins:
- a CDS encoding cytochrome b6: MLNKIYDWVDERLDITPLWRDIADHEVPEHVNPAHHFSAFVYCFGGLTFFVTVIQVLSGMFLTMYYVPDIKNAWESVYYLQNEVAFGQIVRGMHHWGASLVIVMMFLHTLRVFFQGAYKKPRELNWIVGVLIFFVMLGLGFTGYLLPWDMKALFATKVGLQIAEATPFIGTQVKVLLSGHPEIVGAQTLTRFFAIHVFFLPAALFGLMAAHFLMIRKQGISGPL; this comes from the coding sequence ATGCTGAATAAAATTTACGACTGGGTGGATGAGCGTCTGGATATTACTCCTTTATGGCGGGATATAGCCGACCATGAAGTGCCTGAACACGTCAACCCTGCCCATCATTTTTCTGCGTTTGTTTATTGCTTTGGAGGATTAACCTTTTTCGTAACGGTCATTCAGGTATTATCCGGAATGTTCCTGACAATGTATTATGTTCCGGATATTAAAAATGCCTGGGAATCTGTCTATTATTTGCAGAATGAGGTCGCATTCGGACAAATCGTAAGAGGGATGCACCATTGGGGCGCGAGTCTCGTCATTGTCATGATGTTTCTCCATACACTTCGGGTGTTTTTCCAGGGAGCCTATAAGAAGCCTCGCGAATTGAACTGGATTGTGGGTGTTCTGATTTTTTTCGTTATGCTCGGTCTTGGATTTACAGGTTATTTGCTGCCCTGGGATATGAAAGCGCTTTTCGCGACGAAAGTAGGCCTTCAGATAGCAGAGGCCACACCGTTTATCGGTACTCAAGTGAAGGTGCTTCTCTCCGGCCATCCTGAAATTGTCGGCGCGCAGACGCTGACAAGATTCTTTGCGATTCATGTATTCTTCCTTCCGGCCGCATTATTCGGTCTGATGGCTGCCCATTTTCTGATGATCAGAAAGCAGGGAATATCCGGACCGCTTTAA
- a CDS encoding nucleotide pyrophosphohydrolase, which yields MKEKTMKDIQKEVDTYIGQFKEGYFSPLAMTARLTEELGELAREINHRFGEKPKKSSEADKAIEEELGDVLFVLVCMANSLQIDLAEAHDLVMKKFAVRDRDRWTKKEEL from the coding sequence ATGAAAGAAAAAACAATGAAAGACATACAAAAGGAAGTGGATACCTACATCGGACAATTCAAAGAAGGCTACTTCAGTCCGCTCGCAATGACTGCAAGGCTTACGGAGGAACTGGGGGAGCTTGCCCGTGAAATCAACCACAGATTTGGAGAAAAGCCGAAAAAATCATCAGAGGCAGATAAAGCAATTGAAGAAGAGCTTGGAGATGTACTGTTTGTGCTGGTGTGCATGGCGAATTCCCTTCAAATCGATTTGGCCGAAGCACACGATTTAGTTATGAAAAAATTTGCTGTCCGCGACCGTGACCGCTGGACAAAGAAAGAGGAGCTTTAA
- a CDS encoding DUF2487 family protein, which produces MKWAANDALALEKEKQYIDTLVVPLIPAGLAPSMLENIQAGEFAMLLSEELERQLRGRIMLSPPFTYLPQEEHALIRLMEWKKDAEADFKHIVFLTTDSIWKTAGGDLQKNVIWIPSIPLQNLDREVTGQLLESHLQQIMNILLQFWNCK; this is translated from the coding sequence TTGAAATGGGCTGCCAATGATGCGCTGGCATTAGAAAAAGAAAAGCAATACATAGACACCCTGGTTGTTCCACTGATTCCTGCGGGACTTGCTCCTTCTATGCTGGAAAATATTCAGGCGGGCGAATTTGCCATGCTGCTGTCTGAAGAGCTGGAAAGGCAGCTTAGAGGCAGAATCATGCTAAGTCCTCCATTTACCTACCTTCCACAGGAAGAACATGCATTAATAAGACTGATGGAGTGGAAAAAAGATGCGGAAGCTGATTTTAAGCACATTGTCTTTTTAACGACAGATTCAATATGGAAGACAGCAGGCGGCGATCTTCAAAAAAATGTAATCTGGATTCCGTCGATTCCGCTCCAAAATCTGGATCGTGAAGTGACCGGCCAGCTGCTGGAAAGTCATTTGCAGCAAATTATGAACATTTTATTACAATTTTGGAATTGTAAATGA
- the ypjB gene encoding sporulation protein YpjB: MKRWVVCLTILLLLFSSTEAKGEETDRWNSLSETSYSAFQLAKQGRTDESLQVLKYFAKQFEKSPEARQAVSGQTVRTISAVHGNALEKLEDQQADPESKMRAVTQFHMVVDAAFTENEPLWSSMETSMMTSFNHLKKDAEIGESTSFEQDWNEFLTLYETIYPSVSVDVPPKQVRKVEALISTVGEGLMENGTEEERISQLTSMEAEFKNLFDRVKDDEADPSLIWVIITTGGMIILTLTYAGWRKFRGEKEKQVERERDR; this comes from the coding sequence ATGAAAAGATGGGTAGTATGCTTGACGATCCTGCTTCTCCTTTTCTCAAGCACTGAGGCAAAAGGAGAAGAGACTGATAGATGGAACAGCTTATCCGAGACATCTTACAGCGCCTTCCAGCTGGCTAAGCAGGGAAGGACCGATGAATCTTTGCAAGTGCTGAAATATTTTGCCAAACAGTTTGAAAAAAGTCCGGAGGCAAGGCAGGCTGTATCTGGACAAACAGTAAGAACGATTTCTGCCGTTCATGGGAATGCACTGGAAAAGCTTGAGGATCAGCAGGCAGATCCTGAATCTAAAATGAGGGCTGTTACCCAATTCCATATGGTTGTGGATGCGGCATTTACAGAAAATGAGCCGCTCTGGAGTTCAATGGAAACGAGCATGATGACCTCATTCAATCATTTAAAAAAGGATGCCGAAATTGGAGAATCGACATCGTTTGAACAGGATTGGAATGAATTTCTTACTTTATATGAAACAATCTATCCTTCTGTATCCGTGGATGTCCCTCCCAAGCAAGTAAGAAAGGTTGAGGCACTGATATCGACAGTTGGAGAGGGGTTAATGGAAAACGGGACGGAAGAAGAGAGGATTAGTCAGCTTACATCAATGGAAGCCGAATTTAAAAATCTGTTCGACCGAGTTAAGGATGACGAGGCCGATCCTTCCCTGATTTGGGTGATTATTACGACTGGAGGAATGATCATTCTGACTCTCACGTATGCAGGATGGAGAAAATTTCGTGGGGAAAAGGAAAAGCAGGTGGAAAGAGAGCGCGATAGGTAA
- a CDS encoding c-type cytochrome, giving the protein MHRGKGMKFVGDSRVPAVRKPNIPKDYSEFPGKTEAFWPNFLLKEWLVGAVFLIGFLCLTVAHPSPLERVADPTDTGYIPLPDWYFLFLYQLLKYTYASGPYTVLGAMIMPGIAAGALILAPFLDPGPERRPAKRPVTVGMMLLATAAIIFLTWQSVSTTNWEKVAQQGKIQAEAKIDTNSEGYKVFQEQTCVSCHGDNLQGGAAGPSLVDNGLKPEDIAKIAKEGRGAMPAGVFKGTDEELKVLSEFVSKVSSK; this is encoded by the coding sequence ATGCATCGCGGAAAAGGCATGAAGTTCGTCGGGGATTCTCGTGTTCCTGCCGTAAGAAAACCGAACATTCCGAAAGATTACTCGGAGTTTCCTGGGAAAACTGAAGCATTTTGGCCGAATTTCCTTTTAAAGGAATGGCTGGTTGGAGCGGTCTTTTTAATTGGATTTCTATGTTTGACAGTTGCTCATCCCTCACCGCTGGAACGGGTGGCGGATCCGACTGATACAGGATACATCCCGCTTCCTGACTGGTACTTCCTATTTCTCTACCAGCTCTTGAAGTATACGTACGCATCCGGTCCATATACGGTTCTAGGTGCAATGATCATGCCGGGAATTGCGGCTGGTGCATTGATTCTTGCTCCGTTTCTTGATCCCGGTCCTGAGCGCCGGCCTGCAAAGAGACCTGTAACTGTAGGAATGATGCTCCTTGCAACCGCTGCGATTATTTTCCTGACCTGGCAGTCGGTTTCGACGACCAACTGGGAAAAGGTAGCGCAGCAGGGAAAAATTCAGGCTGAAGCCAAAATCGATACGAACTCAGAAGGATACAAGGTATTCCAGGAGCAGACTTGTGTTTCCTGCCATGGTGATAACCTTCAGGGCGGAGCAGCTGGTCCATCTCTTGTTGATAACGGATTAAAGCCTGAGGATATTGCCAAAATAGCTAAAGAGGGCCGCGGCGCAATGCCTGCCGGCGTATTTAAAGGAACGGATGAGGAATTAAAGGTTCTTTCCGAATTCGTTTCAAAAGTTTCATCCAAGTAA
- a CDS encoding DUF1405 domain-containing protein, which produces MKTIFYVLAGKPFLFLLFAVNLLGTLYGYYWYTGQLVITAPQFLIFVPDSPTASLFFTIVILYYLFGKRSPLMEALAVVTLFKYGIWATVMNLLLLITTGELEPAGYMLMASHMAMAIQGLLYIPFYRFKLRHLIIAAVWTLHNDVIDYVFGQMPIYYSLMDYLPTIGYFTFWLSILSLGIAYWYVIKEKRWKLNIH; this is translated from the coding sequence ATGAAGACGATATTTTATGTATTAGCCGGAAAGCCTTTTTTATTTTTATTGTTTGCTGTCAACCTGCTTGGTACGCTGTATGGGTATTATTGGTATACAGGTCAGCTTGTGATAACGGCTCCGCAGTTCCTGATTTTTGTTCCGGATAGTCCGACTGCAAGTCTTTTCTTTACAATTGTTATCCTGTATTATCTTTTCGGAAAAAGGTCCCCTTTAATGGAGGCGCTGGCAGTTGTCACCCTTTTTAAATATGGAATATGGGCAACCGTGATGAATTTGCTTTTACTGATTACGACGGGAGAACTGGAACCAGCCGGCTACATGCTGATGGCTTCGCATATGGCGATGGCGATTCAGGGACTGCTTTACATTCCGTTTTACCGATTTAAGCTTAGGCACCTAATCATAGCGGCTGTATGGACATTGCACAATGATGTAATTGATTATGTGTTCGGACAAATGCCGATCTATTACTCGCTGATGGATTATTTGCCAACGATTGGTTATTTTACATTCTGGCTTAGCATCCTTTCACTTGGGATTGCCTACTGGTATGTGATAAAAGAAAAAAGATGGAAGCTTAATATCCATTAA
- a CDS encoding ubiquinol-cytochrome c reductase iron-sulfur subunit, with the protein MSERKHGVSRRQFLNYTLTGVGGFMAAGMIMPMVRFALDPVLRPVAGQDLVQVVKVDEITAEPKRFNFKIKQVDAWHKSDEPRSAWVYKDDKGDIIALSPVCKHLGCTVSWNGDPENKNQFFCPCHYGRYEKDGKNVPGTPPLAPLDVFEQQVKDGYLFLGKAKKRGA; encoded by the coding sequence ATGAGCGAGAGAAAACATGGGGTATCAAGAAGGCAGTTCCTTAACTATACGCTCACAGGTGTAGGCGGATTCATGGCCGCAGGAATGATTATGCCGATGGTTCGCTTTGCCCTTGACCCTGTTCTGCGGCCCGTTGCAGGCCAGGATTTAGTTCAAGTGGTAAAAGTGGATGAAATTACAGCAGAACCAAAACGATTTAATTTCAAAATCAAGCAGGTCGATGCTTGGCACAAATCCGATGAACCGCGTTCTGCCTGGGTCTACAAGGACGATAAGGGAGATATCATCGCTTTATCGCCAGTATGTAAACACTTAGGCTGTACCGTCAGCTGGAATGGGGATCCAGAGAACAAAAACCAGTTCTTCTGCCCATGTCATTACGGACGTTATGAGAAAGATGGAAAAAACGTTCCAGGTACACCTCCGCTGGCTCCTTTGGACGTATTTGAACAGCAGGTCAAAGACGGCTACTTGTTTCTCGGTAAAGCCAAGAAGAGAGGAGCGTAG
- the dapB gene encoding 4-hydroxy-tetrahydrodipicolinate reductase produces the protein MDSIKVVVAGPRGRMGREAVILAEETSHFELAGVLDRKNGGEKLNEIAEGFSSSAPIYTDLKECLFETKADVLIDLTTPETGMLHAKTALEMGVRPVVGTTGFTEDNLKELQELSEAKGLGVIIAPNFAVGAVLMMKFSQMAAKYFPDIEIIEQHHDQKLDAPSGTGVKTAEMISAVREEKKQGHPNEKETLAGARGASYNGIRIHSVRLPGLVAHQEVLFGGEGQTLKIRHDSYDRKSFMSGVKLSCEQVMKLDTLVYGLENIIE, from the coding sequence ATGGATTCAATTAAAGTTGTTGTAGCAGGACCCCGTGGAAGAATGGGAAGAGAAGCCGTTATTTTAGCAGAAGAAACTTCTCATTTTGAATTGGCGGGAGTATTGGACCGTAAAAACGGCGGTGAAAAACTGAACGAAATTGCAGAAGGGTTTTCAAGCAGTGCTCCCATTTATACCGATTTAAAAGAATGTTTGTTTGAAACTAAAGCGGATGTACTGATTGATCTTACAACACCGGAAACCGGAATGCTTCATGCTAAAACAGCCCTTGAAATGGGTGTCAGACCTGTAGTGGGGACAACCGGATTTACTGAGGATAACTTAAAGGAATTGCAGGAACTGTCGGAAGCAAAAGGCCTCGGTGTCATTATTGCGCCGAATTTCGCCGTAGGGGCAGTGCTGATGATGAAATTTTCCCAAATGGCGGCTAAATACTTCCCGGATATCGAAATCATCGAACAGCATCATGACCAGAAGCTCGATGCTCCATCCGGTACCGGAGTCAAGACAGCTGAGATGATTTCTGCGGTAAGGGAAGAGAAAAAGCAGGGCCATCCGAACGAAAAAGAGACACTTGCTGGCGCGAGAGGTGCTTCATATAACGGTATCAGAATACATAGTGTCCGGCTTCCGGGACTTGTTGCCCATCAAGAGGTTTTATTTGGCGGAGAAGGCCAGACATTGAAGATCAGGCATGACTCATATGACCGGAAATCTTTCATGTCAGGCGTCAAACTCTCATGCGAACAAGTAATGAAGCTCGATACACTGGTTTACGGTCTTGAAAATATCATTGAATAG
- a CDS encoding YitT family protein, with amino-acid sequence MNGLNIRNILFILLGSAIFAFGLVHFNMQNELAEGGFTGITLLLYFIFTIDPSISNLVLNIPLFFIGWKLLGRVSFIYTMIGTVSLSLFLWIFQRYQFNLHLSDDLLLVSLFAGVFIGVGLGIIFRYGGTTGGVDIIARLVQKYKGISMGKTMFLFDVCVIGVSLLTYLDLKRAMYTLVAVFVGARVIDFMQDGAYGAKGATIISSKNQQISKRILEEMDRGVTILKGQGSYSGNAMDVLYCVVDKNEIARLKLVITSVDPHAFVAVTDVHDVLGEGFTLDSEKNPIQK; translated from the coding sequence TTGAACGGATTGAACATTCGCAACATCCTTTTCATCCTGCTCGGATCTGCCATTTTTGCCTTTGGGCTAGTTCATTTTAACATGCAGAATGAATTGGCTGAAGGAGGATTTACAGGAATTACACTTCTTCTATACTTCATTTTTACGATTGATCCATCCATATCTAATTTAGTATTGAATATTCCTCTATTTTTCATAGGATGGAAACTCCTGGGAAGGGTTTCTTTTATTTATACAATGATCGGAACCGTGAGCTTATCCTTATTCCTCTGGATTTTTCAAAGGTATCAGTTTAATCTCCACCTTTCTGATGACCTTTTGCTTGTATCCCTGTTTGCCGGCGTATTTATCGGGGTCGGTCTGGGTATTATTTTCCGCTACGGCGGTACAACCGGCGGAGTCGATATCATTGCTCGCCTTGTCCAGAAATATAAAGGAATAAGCATGGGTAAAACCATGTTCCTTTTTGACGTATGCGTTATCGGAGTATCTCTTTTGACGTATTTGGATTTAAAAAGAGCCATGTATACGCTTGTTGCCGTCTTCGTGGGCGCCCGGGTCATCGACTTTATGCAGGACGGAGCATATGGTGCTAAAGGCGCGACCATCATTTCATCTAAAAATCAGCAAATTTCCAAAAGAATATTAGAAGAAATGGATCGAGGGGTCACCATTCTTAAAGGGCAGGGTTCTTACTCAGGGAATGCTATGGATGTATTATACTGTGTTGTGGACAAGAATGAAATTGCCCGGCTCAAGCTGGTTATCACTTCTGTCGATCCGCATGCCTTTGTAGCTGTAACGGATGTTCATGACGTACTCGGAGAAGGCTTTACACTCGACAGCGAAAAAAATCCGATCCAAAAGTAA